A stretch of Prunus dulcis chromosome 6, ALMONDv2, whole genome shotgun sequence DNA encodes these proteins:
- the LOC117633223 gene encoding probable disease resistance protein At4g27220, with translation MGSQKNFTLPMLTAEEAWELFQETIGEPLDADPDLCDIAKALTNECGGLPYSVVTIGKALQNNKSKYEWANALQQLKAHEIPPQAYYSSIKLCYERLENDELKSCFLLCCLFPQGYDIPIDYLVRYAWGQGIISDRFDSVEAARMRVHFLVVKLKRRFLLLDSSKEGCTKMHGVVHGVAISIASQDMDVFMVQDQAGYRSWQINPPCKQYTTVSLNDVHIDDPIVTGLGYQELKLLQLKNSEVSESALESMLKGMKLQVLSFIHTCLTSIRVLLRHLRTLSLDDCTLGDISSVGKLENLEILSFARSNIKVLPREVADLQQLRLLDTTDCSYLKEIPHGILSRLSKLEELYMTRSFNKWEPAEEVDQSKEGEIRMASLAEVLSLPSKNLTVLAIDIPDFKLLPEDEVLLEKETTRFHISICKPNTFPMPQPLDYGFKNTVKLAGDAKEFMQNGDIRFLLKYSRALYFRETKNLNCVLNDQVSFEGLEALSIQNSKHGTESLISDRTGETAFLQLKSLELNGISDLLAICHGQLQNQSFGNLISLQISCCSELRYAFPVSIARNLVQLQSLVVYLCDKMQEIVSNEGMEDEIDASSKVAFPNLTELNLSGVSNLVSFYIANQPCSSKPELAIPVLLLSGQATCGS, from the exons ATGGGGAGTCAAAAGAACTTTACCCTCCCGATGTTAACTGCAGAAGAAGCATGGGAGCTATTCCAGGAGACAATAGGTGAACCCTTGGATGCTGATCCTGATTTATGTGATATTGCAAAAGCGCTCACAAATGAATGTGGAGGTTTACCGTATAGTGTCGTAACTATTGGGAAAGCGCTACAAAATAATAAGAGTAAGTATGAATGGGCTAATGCCCTTCAGCAACTAAAAGCGCATGAAATTCCTCCCCAAGCTTATTATTCTAGTATAAAACTCTGTTATGAACGATTGGAGAACGATGAACTCAAGTCATGCTTTTTACTATGTTGTTTATTTCCACAAGGTTACGATATTCCAATTGATTATTTGGTTAGATATGCGTGGGGCCAAGGAATAATTTCTGACAGGTTTGATTCAGTGGAGGCAGCAAGAATGCGAGtacattttttagttgtcaaACTAAAAAGGAGGTTTTTGCTGCTAGATAGCAGCAAGGAAGGCTGTACCAAAATGCATGGCGTAGTTCATGGCGTTGCCATATCAATTGCTTCCCAAGATATGGATGTTTTTATGGTACAAGATCAAGCTGGATATAGAAGTTGGCAAATAAATCCTCCATGCAAACAGTACACAACAGTTTCACTGAATGATGTTCATATTGACGACCCCATTGTGACAGGTTTGGGGTATCAAGAACTTAAACTTCTACAACTAAAAAATAGCGAAGTTTCAGAATCTGCCCTGGAAAGCATGTTGAAAGGGATGAAGCTCCAGGTTTTATCTTTCATACATACATGTTTAACATCAATTAGAGTGCTGCTAAGACACCTTCGGACCTTGTCTCTAGATGATTGTACACTGGGAGACATATCTAGTGTTGGGAAATTGGAGAATCTCGAGATCCTCAGTTTTGCGCGTTCCAACATCAAAGTGTTACCGAGAGAAGTTGCAGATCTTCAACAATTAAGGTTGTTAGATACGACAGATTGTTCTTATCTAAAGGAAATTCCTCATGGTATCCTATCCAGATTAAGTAAACTAGAAGAGCTGTACATGACACGCAGCTTTAATAAATGGGAGCCTGCAGAGGAAGTCGATCAAAGCAAAGAAGGTGAGATCCGGATGGCAAGCCTAGCTGAGGTGTTGTCTCTACCCTCTAAAAATTTGACAGTTTTAGCCATAGATATACCGGATTTCAAGTTGTTGCCGGAAGATGAAGTGCTCTTGGAAAAGGAAACAACAAGATTTCATATATCTATATGCAAGCCTAATACTTTTCCTATGCCACAACCCCTGGATTACGGATTTAAAAATACTGTTAAGCTTGCTGGTGATGCAAAGGAGTTCATGCAAAATGGAGATATTAGATTTCTGTTGAAGTACTCTAGAGCCTTGTACTTCAGAGAAACTAAAAATCTGAACTGTGTCCTCAATGACCAAGTAAGTTTTGAAGGCTTGGAAGCTTTATCGATTCAAAATAGTAAGCACGGCACAGAGTCTCTTATAAGTGATCGAACGGGTGAGACTGCCTTCCTTCAGTTGAAGTCACTTGAGCTAAACGGGATATCGGATTTACTAGCAATATGTCATGGGCAGCTTCAAAATCAATCTTTTGGCAACCTAATATCCCTTCAGATCAGTTGTTGTTCTGAGTTAAGATATGCCTTTCCAGTGTCTATAGCAAGAAACTTGGTACAACTCCAGTCCTTAGTTGTTTATCTATGCGacaaaatgcaagaaattgtCTCAAATGAGGGGATGGAAGATGAGATTGATGCATCTTCCAAGGTTGCTTTTCCTAATTTAACGGAGCTCAATCTGTCCGGTGTATCAAACCTGGTTAGTTTCTACATAGCCAACCAGCCATGTAGCTCAAAACCTGAG CTTGCAATACCTGTTCTCCTACTCAGTGGCCAGGCAACTTGTGGGTCTTGA
- the LOC117632689 gene encoding uncharacterized protein LOC117632689, with protein MKTIVALQYKEEIGSTRILFPKMSLRLQDLSSLVSLSDGPKTFSDDADNTFVWPSTRVMHLRRCPKLETLGSLIPRKQKQRKNIPQIQKLDAGPSEHTSQKKNSPQPSVSPPFWSSEHTSKKEVTPSTTINESDDSDNLECLEMEDCESLQVIFQPKESNYAHKFTKIKRLVLKAMPMLIDIWEMGSQQIDGFRNLRWLEVHGCAQMKYLFSPSIVKLLISLEQIKVIDCWMMEEIVAETEAEHAEEMELPLVNSIMLRNLPNFKRVCTEAYTLKCPSLAVAELVYIECNPKLKIKIDLGVLRTVPAENASVWKQRY; from the exons ATGAAAACCATAGTCGCACTTCAGTATAAAGAAGAGATAGGGTCCACAAGGATCTTGTTTCCCAAAATGAGTCTTAGACTACAAGACCTGTCAAGCCTTGTGAGCCTCAGTGATGGTCCCAAGACTTTTAGCGACGATGCTGATAATACTTTTGTATGGCCATCCACAAGAGTAATGCACCTGAGAAGATGTCCCAAATTGGAGACATTGGGTTCATTGATTCcacgaaaacaaaaacaaagaaagaatattCCACAAATCCAAAAGTTGGATGCAGGTCCTAGTGAACAcacttcacaaaaaaagaatagtCCACAACCATCAGTTTCCCCACCATTCTGGTCCAGTGAACACACTTCCAAAAAAGAG gtTACACCGTCGACAACTATTAATGAGTCGGATGACAGTGATAATCTAGAATGTCTTGAAATGGAAGACTGCGAGTCACTGCAAGTGATATTCCAACCTAAAGAAAGCAATTATGCACACAAATTTACCAAGATCAAACGATTGGTATTGAAAGCTATGCCAATGTTAATTGACATATGGGAAATGGGTTCACAACAAATCGACGGCTTTCGGAACTTGAGATGGCTAGAAGTACATGGTTGTGCGCAAAtgaaatatttgttttcaCCTTCCATAGTTAAACTTCTTATCAGCCTAGAGCAGATAAAAGTTATAGACTGTTGGATGATGGAAGAAATTGTTGCAGAGACAGAAGCAGAACATGCAGAGGAAATGGAACTTCCTTTAGTGAATTCCATCATGCTTCGTAATCTACCAAACTTCAAGCGTGTGTGCACTGAAGCTTATACTTTAAAGTGCCCATCCCTGGCAGTGGCGGAATTGGTTTACATTGAATGCAAtccaaaactgaaaataaaaattgatctCGGGGTTCTACGCACAGTTCCTGCAGAGAATGCATCTGTCTGGAAGCAAAG GTATTAA